The sequence ATCAAGTCCGCCGGCGGCCTCGTCACGGTGGCGTGCGACCTCATGGCCCAGGTCCTTGTGGCCTCCCCGGGTTCCCTCGGGGCGGACATCGCCGTTGGATCCGCGCAGCGGTTTGGCGTCCCTCTCTTCTACGGCGGCCCCCACGCTGCATTCATGGCCTGCACGGACAACATGCAACGCAAGATGCCCGGGCGCATCGTGGGTGTGTCCAAGGATGCAGAGGGCGCCCCGGCCTACCGCCTAGCCCTACAGACCCGCGAACAGCACATCCGCCGGGACAAGGCGACCTCCAACATCTGCACCGCCCAGGCGCTCCTCGCCGTTATCGCCGGCTTCTACGCCGTCTGGCACGGCCCCGCCGGCCTGCGCACCATCGCCACCGCCATTCACGCCCGCGCCGTCGCCCTGGCAGTTGGGCTCTCCGAAGCGGGCCTGACCCTCGCCCACGACACCTTCTTCGATACCGTCACCGTGGACGCCTCCCGCCTCGGCGGATCGGACGCCGCCCTGGCCGCAGCCTGCGACGCGGGTTACAACCTGCGGCGGGTCGACGACACCTTCGTGGGCATCTCCGTGGGCGAATCCACCACGGACGCGGACATCGCCGAAATCATCCGGGTTCTCGCCGGTGAGCACACCACGGTGCACTCCGAAGGCTTCGACCTAACCCAGGGGCCGCTCGGCGAGACCGGGGTGCTGCGGGAGGACAAGATCCTTACCCACCCCATCTTCACCACCCTCACCTCCGAGACACAGATGATGCGTTACCTGCGGATGCTCGCAGATCGCGACCTTGCCCTCGATCGCACGATGATTCCCCTCGGCTCCTGCACCATGAAGCTCAACGCCGCTGTGTCCATGGAGCCCATCACCTGGCCCGAATTCGCCGGCATCCACCCCCACGTCCCGGTCGAGCAAGCCGCCGGGTGGCTGGAACTCATCGCCGATCTCGAGGAGCGGCTGGCAAAGATTACGGGATACGCGCGGGTATCCGTGCAGCCCAACGCCGGCTCCCAGGGCGAATTCTCCGGCCTGCTCGCCATCGCCCGCTACCACCGGGCCAACGGTGATTCGCAGCGCACCAAGATCCTCATCCCCACCTCCGCGCACGGCACCAACGCCGCCTCCGCCGCCCTGGCCGGCCTGAAGGTCGTTGCCGTGAAGTCCGCCGAGGACGGGTCCATTGACCTGGATGACCTGGACAATCAACTGGACAAGCACGGTGCCGAGATCGCGGGCATCATGATCACCTACCCCTCCACCCACGGGGTGTACGAGGAGCAGGTCCGCACCGTCTGCGACAAGGTCCACGCCGCAGGGGGACAGGTCTACATCGACGGGGCCAACCTCAACGCCCTCGTCGGCCTGGCCCAGCCCGGTGAGTTCGGCGGGGACGTATCCCACCTCAACCTGCACAAGACCTTCACCATCCCCCACGGCGGCGGCGGCCCCGGCGTGGGCCCGGTCTGCGTGGCGGAACACCTTGCCCCCTTCCTGCCCTCCGATCCCACTGCGGATCTGTCCGACAACGTGGATGCCGCTGGCCAGCCAGTATCTGCCGCGAAGTACGGCTCCGCCGGGGTGCTGCCCATCACCTGGGCCTACATCGCGATGATGGGCGACGAAGGGCTCACCGAGGCCTCCCGCATGGCCCTGGTCAACGCCAACTACGTCTCCCAGCAGTCAGAGGACTACTTCCCCACGCTGTACAAGGGTGAAAACGGGCTGGTCGCCCACGAGTGCATCCTGGATCTGCGCCAACTAACTAAGCGCTCCGGCATCACCGCGGAGGATGTGACCAAGCGGCTCATGGACTACGGATTTCACGCACCCACCCTTGCCTTCCCCGTCGCCGGCACCCTCATGGTGGAGCCCACCGAATCCGAGGACAAGGGGGAACTGGACCGGTTCATCGAGGCCATGCGCAGCATCCACGCCGAGATCACGGAAGTACTAGAGGGGAAGGTGGCCGCCGAGGATTCCGTGCTGCGTCATGCCCCCTTCACCGCCTACTCCGTCACCCGGGATGATTTTGAGGACGCCATCAGCAGCGGCCACTTCAGCAGATCCCAAGCGGCCTTCCCAGTCCCCGGGCTACGCCACACGAAGTACTTCCCGCCCGTGCGCCGCATCGACAACGCCTACGGGGATCGCAACCTCGTGTGCAGTTGCCCCCAGATCGACGAATACGCCATCAACGGGGAGGAAGCTGGCAAGGACACCGAGTACACCGGCGGGCCGATGGCCACCTAGCCGCCCCCGCTTCGCGTGCCCCCTTCTCCGCCAACCGCGCCCTCCGATTCCCTATCCTTCGAAAGGTCAGTGATCTCCCCCATGACTGCCTCCCCCAAGCGCACCGCGCTCTACGACGTCCACGCCTCCCTCGGTGCCCGCTTCACCGACTTCGGTGGCTGGGACATGCCCCTGAAGTACACCAGCGAGCTCGACGAGCACCGCGCCGTCCGCGAGAAGGTGGGCGTGTTCGACCTCTCCCACATGGGGGAGGTGCGCGTCACCGGCCCGCAAGCCGCGAAATTCCTCGATCATGCCCTCATCTCCAAGCTCTCCGCCGTGAAGGTGGGCAAGGCCAAGTACTCCATGATCTGCCAGGAAGACGGCGGCATCATTGACGACCTCATCACCTACCGCCTCGCCGACGAAGAGTTCCTCGTCGTCCCCAACGCCGGGAACGTCCCCGCTGTCGCCGAGGCCCTGCAGCAGCGGGCGGAGGCCTTCGACGTCACGGTGGCCAACGAATCCGAACAGACCTCCATGGTTGCCGTTCAGGGCCCGCAGGCCGTGGCCGTCATGCGGGAGATCGTGGACAACGTCGTGGAGGCGCCGGAGGCCTCGGGTGCCGGCTCCACGGTTGCTGAAGCCATCGAGGGGTTGAACTACTACGCCGCCTTCCGCGGGGTCACCGCCGGCCAGCCGGCCCTCATCGCCCGTACCGGATACACCGGTGAGGATGGCTTCGAGATCATCGTGCACAACGACGGTGCCGCCGACGTGTGGGCTGCCGCCCTTGCCACGGCTCGCTCCCACGAGGGGCTGCCCTGCGGCCTGGCCAGCCGGGACACCCTGCGCCTGGAGGCCGGCATGCCCCTGTACGGCAATGAGCTGTCCCGGGAACTCACCCCAGTGGACGCCGGACTGGGCATCCTCGCCGCAACCAAGTCCAAGCCCGAGTTCGTGGGCCGGGAGGCAATCCTCGCGGCCAAGGAACAGGGCACCCAGCAGGTCCTCATCGGGCTGT comes from Corynebacterium heidelbergense and encodes:
- the gcvP gene encoding aminomethyl-transferring glycine dehydrogenase, which produces MASAHDVFATRHIGPNPADTREILSSLGFDTAADLADAAIPRSIKQQGPIGLPPALDEVETLAALRRFAAKNVTKKQLIGAGYYDTITPAVIRRNVVENPAWYTAYTPYQPEISQGRLEALLNFQTAVQDLTGLSTAGASLLDEATAVAEAVQMMARANTKAAKAGGVVLLDAALHQQSLSVTLARAEAAGIPVEIVDVNEDTELPENLVGAVISNPGSTGLVRDISGTIEAIKSAGGLVTVACDLMAQVLVASPGSLGADIAVGSAQRFGVPLFYGGPHAAFMACTDNMQRKMPGRIVGVSKDAEGAPAYRLALQTREQHIRRDKATSNICTAQALLAVIAGFYAVWHGPAGLRTIATAIHARAVALAVGLSEAGLTLAHDTFFDTVTVDASRLGGSDAALAAACDAGYNLRRVDDTFVGISVGESTTDADIAEIIRVLAGEHTTVHSEGFDLTQGPLGETGVLREDKILTHPIFTTLTSETQMMRYLRMLADRDLALDRTMIPLGSCTMKLNAAVSMEPITWPEFAGIHPHVPVEQAAGWLELIADLEERLAKITGYARVSVQPNAGSQGEFSGLLAIARYHRANGDSQRTKILIPTSAHGTNAASAALAGLKVVAVKSAEDGSIDLDDLDNQLDKHGAEIAGIMITYPSTHGVYEEQVRTVCDKVHAAGGQVYIDGANLNALVGLAQPGEFGGDVSHLNLHKTFTIPHGGGGPGVGPVCVAEHLAPFLPSDPTADLSDNVDAAGQPVSAAKYGSAGVLPITWAYIAMMGDEGLTEASRMALVNANYVSQQSEDYFPTLYKGENGLVAHECILDLRQLTKRSGITAEDVTKRLMDYGFHAPTLAFPVAGTLMVEPTESEDKGELDRFIEAMRSIHAEITEVLEGKVAAEDSVLRHAPFTAYSVTRDDFEDAISSGHFSRSQAAFPVPGLRHTKYFPPVRRIDNAYGDRNLVCSCPQIDEYAINGEEAGKDTEYTGGPMAT
- the gcvT gene encoding glycine cleavage system aminomethyltransferase GcvT encodes the protein MTASPKRTALYDVHASLGARFTDFGGWDMPLKYTSELDEHRAVREKVGVFDLSHMGEVRVTGPQAAKFLDHALISKLSAVKVGKAKYSMICQEDGGIIDDLITYRLADEEFLVVPNAGNVPAVAEALQQRAEAFDVTVANESEQTSMVAVQGPQAVAVMREIVDNVVEAPEASGAGSTVAEAIEGLNYYAAFRGVTAGQPALIARTGYTGEDGFEIIVHNDGAADVWAAALATARSHEGLPCGLASRDTLRLEAGMPLYGNELSRELTPVDAGLGILAATKSKPEFVGREAILAAKEQGTQQVLIGLSGQGRRAARSGYPVHLSGGDQIGSVTSGALSPTLGHPVAMAYVSKGAVETGATVEVDIRGKRQPFTVVELPFYSREK